One Setaria viridis chromosome 5, Setaria_viridis_v4.0, whole genome shotgun sequence genomic region harbors:
- the LOC117855532 gene encoding squamosa promoter-binding-like protein 1 isoform X2, with the protein MEAGFLWKESGDQAGAARMSGGHNKNKNKSLEWDLNDWRWDANLFLATPAAAAPSECSSRELSRAQGEIDFGVVVDKRRRLSPEEDGSAGCSNDSAVANGDNGHVVSVQRRRSSEEERPRKGASSSTPPSCQVDGCHADLSGARDYHKRHKVCEAHTRTSVVCIKNVEHRFCQQCSRFHLLQEFDEGKKSCRSRLAKHNGRRRKGQPQGAVVGNPTNENKSLSSALFLLLKQLSGLESGSSSGQINHPNYLVNLMKNLAAVASTQAYQDILNNANSNPTSNAGNNAANGSTMHELTIQSIPVGSEPLAGPPVKKRVQDFDLNDACIEEVERRTDKIVFKLFGKEPKDFPVDLREQILNWLSHCPTDMESYIRPGCVILTVYLRLPNWMWDELDDDPAPWIEKLISMSNDGFWRTGWVYARVQECLTLSCNGRLILASPWQPVIGDRLQRLCVTPIAVACSSTAKFCVQGFNIVQPTTKLLCVFGEKYLIQEETQTLLEDTTRQQGRQCLTFSCSFPSTSGRGFIEVEDYDQSSLSVPFVVTDKDVCSEIRMLEHELDLSSFDETSERIGDLMASRSRALHFLQEIGWLLQRSHMQATSEQRQYSTEGFSVERFRWLLSFAIDQEWCAVVNKLLNTMFRGDIGLDVPSPVEFALGENLLLTAVNKRSKPLVQFLLRYTITNYAPDIDPVQFLFTPDMTGPSNITPLHIAATISDTTGVLDALTDDPQQLGIKVWKTARDDTGLTPEDYAQKRGHISYIQMVQDKIDRRLPKAHVSVAIPSRPSATDTITKHASHLKSTDQTAFDVEKSARSIINQPLSCGQCVHQLAYRPRTNRFFSTRPAMLSLVAIAAVCVCVGLIMKSPPQVSSMKPFLWEKITWGPN; encoded by the exons ATGGAAGCTGGGTTTCTGTGGAAAGAGAGCGGCGACCAAGCCGGTGCGGCGAGAATGTCCGGCGGGcacaacaagaacaagaacaagagccTCGAGTGGGATCTGAACGACTGGAGGTGGGACGCCAACCTGTTCctggccacgccggcggcggccgcgccgtccGAGTGCAGCAGCAGGGAGCTGAGCCGGGCGCAGGGGGAGATCGActtcggcgtcgtcgtcgacaAGAGGAGGCGGCtctcgccggaggaggacggcaGCGCCGGCTGCAGCAACGATTCCGCTGTGGCGAATGGAGACAACGGCCATGTGGTGTCTGTtcagaggaggcggagcagtGAGGAGGAGAGGCCCAGGAAAGGTGCCAGCTCGAGCACCCCACCGTCTTGCCAGGTTGACGGGTGCCACGCCGATCTCAGCGGTGCCAGGGACTACCATAAGAGGCACAAGGTGTGTGAGGCGCATACCAGGACGAGCGTGGTCTGCATCAAGAACGTAGAGCATCGGTTCTGTCAGCAGTGCAGCAG GTTTCACCTTCTTCAAGAATTCGATGAAGGGAAGAAGAGCTGCCGCTCACGTCTAGCAAAACATAATGGAAGAAGGCGGAAAGGTCAACCACAGGGTGCTGTGGTGGGGAATCCCACAAATGAAAATAAGTCTCTAAGCAGCGCCTTATTCCTTTTGTTAAAACAACTTTCTGGGCTAGAGT CTGGTAGCTCTTCGGGGCAAATCAACCATCCTAATTATTTGGTTAACCTTATGAAGAACCTTGCTGCTGTTGCCAGCACACAGGCATATCAAGATATTCTAAATAATGCAAATTCAAATCCAACATCAAATGCTGGTAATAATGCTGCAAATGGATCTACTATGCATGAACTAACTATACAGTCAATTCCTGTCGGCAGTGAACCTTTAGCTG GGCCTCCAGTGAAAAAACGAGTACAAGATTTTGATTTGAATGATGCTTGCATCGAAGAAGTTGAG AGACGAACAGATAAAATTGTGTTCAAGCTCTTTGGAAAAGAGCCGAAGGATTTTCCTGTAGATCTTCGGGAACAG ATCCTAAACTGGTTGTCACATTGCCCAACTGATATGGAAAGCTATATTAGGCCTGGTTGTGTTATTCTAACTGTTTACCTTCGCCTCCCTAATTGGATGTGGGATGAG CTTGATGATGATCCAGCTCCTTGGATAGAAAAGCTTATTAGCATGTCCAATGATGGCTTCTGGAGAACAGGATGGGTGTATGCTAGGGTACAGGAATGTCTGACATTGAGTTGCAATG GTAGGCTTATTTTAGCATCTCCCTGGCAACCAGTAATAGGTGACAGGCTTCAGAGGCTCTGTGTAACCCCTATTGCAGTTGCTTGTTCTTCAACTGCAAAATTCTGTGTACAAGGTTTCAATATAGTTCAACCAACGACAAA ATTACTTTGTGTGTTTGGTGAGAAATATTTAATACAAGAAGAAACACAAACGCTACTTGAAGATACAACCAGGCAGCAAGGCCGTCAATGCCTGACCTTCTCGTGTTCCTTTCCTAGCACAAGTGGAAGAGGATTCATAGAG GTTGAAGATTATGATCAAAGCAGCCTTTCTGTTCCCTTTGTTGTCACTGACAAAGATGTATGTTCTGAGATTCGAATGTTGGAGCATGAATTGGATTTAAGTTCATTTGATGAAACCTCAGAAAGAATAGGTGATCTGATGGCTTCTCGCAGTCGGGCCTTACATTTTTTACAAGAAATCGGATGGCTTCTTCAAAGGAGTCACATGCAGGCTACCTCTGAGCAGCGACAATACAGTACAGAGGGTTTCTCTGTTGAAAGATTTAGATGGTTACTATCCTTTGCAATTGATCAGGAGTGGTGTGCTGTTGTAAACAAGCTTCTGAACACCATGTTCCGGGGTGATATTGGTCTTGATGTCCCCTCACCAGTCGAGTTTGCCCTAGGAGAAAATTTACTGCTTACCGCTGTCAACAAACGATCAAAGCCTTTGGTTCAGTTCCTACTGAGATACACAATAACAAATTATGCTCCAGATATTGATCCAGTTCAGTTTTTGTTCACTCCTGACATGACTGGCCCGTCAAATATTACACCTCTTCATATTGCAGCCACAATCAGCGATACTACTGGTGTCTTGGATGCTTTAACTGATGATCCTCAGCAG CTTGGAATCAAAGTGTGGAAGACTGCTCGCGATGATACCGGCCTTACTCCAGAGGATTACGCTCAAAAGAGAGGCCACATATCCTACATTCAAATGGTTCAGGACAAGATTGATCGAAGGCTACCGAAAGCTCATGTCTCTGTTGCCATCCCCAGTAGACCATCCGCTACTGATACCATCACGAAGCATGCTAGTCACCTGAAGTCTACTGATCAAACCGCATTTGATGTGGAGAAGAGCGCGCGAAGCATCATCAATCAACCATTGAGCTGCGGACAATGTGTCCATCAGCTCGCGTATCGACCCCGGACAAATAGATTTTTCTCGACTAGGCCAGCGATGCTGTCCTTGGTTGCCATTGCTGCGGTGTGTGTCTGTGTGGGATTGATTATGAAGAGCCCACCACAAGTTAGTTCCATGAAGCCTTTCCTCTGGGAGAAAATCACCTGGGGCCCAAATTGA
- the LOC117858552 gene encoding pto-interacting protein 1 isoform X2, which translates to MSCLACCGGEDTQRAPDSGGPYSGGYPARNDAYRTADPTPRGAQPVKAQPIAVPTIPVEEIREVTKGFGDEVLIGEGSFGRVYLGVLKNGRSAAIKKLDSSKQPEQEFLAQVSMVSRLKHDNVVELLGYCVDGNTRILAYEFATMGSLHDILHGRKGVKGAQPGPVLSWTQRVKIAVGAAKGLEYLHEKAQPHIIHRDIKSSNVLLFDDDVSKIADFDLSNQAPDMAARLHSTRVLGTFGYHAPEYAMTGQLSSKSDVYSFGVVLLELLTGRKPVDHTLPRGQQSLVTWATPRLSEDKVRQCVDSRLGGEYPPKSVAKFAAVAALCVQYEADFRPNMSIVVKALQPLLNARASNNPG; encoded by the exons ATGTCTTGTTTGGCATGCTGTGGCGGCGAAGACACTCAAAGAGCACCTGATAGTGGAGGTCCATACTCTGGTGGCTACCCAGCAA GGAATGATGCTTATCGCACTGCTGATCCAACTCCCAGAGGTGCTCAACCTGTGAAAGCGCAGCCAATCGCTGTTCCCACTATTCCTGTAGAAGAAATCAGGGAGGTCACAAAGGGTTTTGGTGATGAAGTTTTGATTGGTGAGGGTTCTTTTGGCAGAGTGTATCTTGGTGTACTTAAAAATGGTAGAAGTGCGGCGATCAAAAAGTTAGATTCAAGTAAACAACCGGAACAAGAATTTTTGGCACAG GTCTCCATGGTGTCAAGACTTAAGCATGACAATGTCGTGGAGTTGCTTGGTTACTGTGTTGATGGAAACACTCGTATCCTTGCTTATGAATTTGCTACTATGGGTTCTCTTCACGATATTCTTCATG GACGGAAAGGTGTGAAAGGAGCTCAGCCAGGTCCAGTCCTGTCCTGGACACAACGAGTGAAAATTGCTgttggagcagcaaaaggctTGGAGTATCTTCATGAGAAAGCGCAGCCTCATATCATACACAGGGACATCAAATCCAGCAACGTACTTctatttgatgatgatgtatcTAAAATAGCTGATTTTGACTTGTCAAACCAAGCTCCTGATATGGCAGCTCGACTTCACTCAACTAGGGTTCTTGGAACATTTGGATATCATGCACCTGA GTATGCGATGACTGGACAACTTAGCTCTAAGAGCGATGTCTACAGTTTTGGAGTTGTTCTTCTGGAGCTCCTGACTGGAAGAAAGCCCGTGGATCATACATTACCAAGGGGACAGCAGAGTCTCGTGACATGG GCAACTCCACGGCTTAGTGAAGACAAAGTCAGGCAGTGTGTTGACTCAAGACTTGGAGGGGAATATCCTCCTAAATCTGTTGCAAAG TTTGCAGCAGTTGCCGCATTGTGCGTTCAATATGAGGCTGATTTTCGACCAAACATGAGTATTGTGGTGAAGGCGCTCCAGCCCCTGCTAAATGCGCGAGCATCCAACAACCCTG GATGA
- the LOC117855532 gene encoding squamosa promoter-binding-like protein 1 isoform X1 — MEAGFLWKESGDQAGAARMSGGHNKNKNKSLEWDLNDWRWDANLFLATPAAAAPSECSSRELSRAQGEIDFGVVVDKRRRLSPEEDGSAGCSNDSAVANGDNGHVVSVQRRRSSEEERPRKGASSSTPPSCQVDGCHADLSGARDYHKRHKVCEAHTRTSVVCIKNVEHRFCQQCSRFHLLQEFDEGKKSCRSRLAKHNGRRRKGQPQGAVVGNPTNENKSLSSALFLLLKQLSGLESGSSSGQINHPNYLVNLMKNLAAVASTQAYQDILNNANSNPTSNAGNNAANGSTMHELTIQSIPVGSEPLAEGPPVKKRVQDFDLNDACIEEVERRTDKIVFKLFGKEPKDFPVDLREQILNWLSHCPTDMESYIRPGCVILTVYLRLPNWMWDELDDDPAPWIEKLISMSNDGFWRTGWVYARVQECLTLSCNGRLILASPWQPVIGDRLQRLCVTPIAVACSSTAKFCVQGFNIVQPTTKLLCVFGEKYLIQEETQTLLEDTTRQQGRQCLTFSCSFPSTSGRGFIEVEDYDQSSLSVPFVVTDKDVCSEIRMLEHELDLSSFDETSERIGDLMASRSRALHFLQEIGWLLQRSHMQATSEQRQYSTEGFSVERFRWLLSFAIDQEWCAVVNKLLNTMFRGDIGLDVPSPVEFALGENLLLTAVNKRSKPLVQFLLRYTITNYAPDIDPVQFLFTPDMTGPSNITPLHIAATISDTTGVLDALTDDPQQLGIKVWKTARDDTGLTPEDYAQKRGHISYIQMVQDKIDRRLPKAHVSVAIPSRPSATDTITKHASHLKSTDQTAFDVEKSARSIINQPLSCGQCVHQLAYRPRTNRFFSTRPAMLSLVAIAAVCVCVGLIMKSPPQVSSMKPFLWEKITWGPN; from the exons ATGGAAGCTGGGTTTCTGTGGAAAGAGAGCGGCGACCAAGCCGGTGCGGCGAGAATGTCCGGCGGGcacaacaagaacaagaacaagagccTCGAGTGGGATCTGAACGACTGGAGGTGGGACGCCAACCTGTTCctggccacgccggcggcggccgcgccgtccGAGTGCAGCAGCAGGGAGCTGAGCCGGGCGCAGGGGGAGATCGActtcggcgtcgtcgtcgacaAGAGGAGGCGGCtctcgccggaggaggacggcaGCGCCGGCTGCAGCAACGATTCCGCTGTGGCGAATGGAGACAACGGCCATGTGGTGTCTGTtcagaggaggcggagcagtGAGGAGGAGAGGCCCAGGAAAGGTGCCAGCTCGAGCACCCCACCGTCTTGCCAGGTTGACGGGTGCCACGCCGATCTCAGCGGTGCCAGGGACTACCATAAGAGGCACAAGGTGTGTGAGGCGCATACCAGGACGAGCGTGGTCTGCATCAAGAACGTAGAGCATCGGTTCTGTCAGCAGTGCAGCAG GTTTCACCTTCTTCAAGAATTCGATGAAGGGAAGAAGAGCTGCCGCTCACGTCTAGCAAAACATAATGGAAGAAGGCGGAAAGGTCAACCACAGGGTGCTGTGGTGGGGAATCCCACAAATGAAAATAAGTCTCTAAGCAGCGCCTTATTCCTTTTGTTAAAACAACTTTCTGGGCTAGAGT CTGGTAGCTCTTCGGGGCAAATCAACCATCCTAATTATTTGGTTAACCTTATGAAGAACCTTGCTGCTGTTGCCAGCACACAGGCATATCAAGATATTCTAAATAATGCAAATTCAAATCCAACATCAAATGCTGGTAATAATGCTGCAAATGGATCTACTATGCATGAACTAACTATACAGTCAATTCCTGTCGGCAGTGAACCTTTAGCTG AAGGGCCTCCAGTGAAAAAACGAGTACAAGATTTTGATTTGAATGATGCTTGCATCGAAGAAGTTGAG AGACGAACAGATAAAATTGTGTTCAAGCTCTTTGGAAAAGAGCCGAAGGATTTTCCTGTAGATCTTCGGGAACAG ATCCTAAACTGGTTGTCACATTGCCCAACTGATATGGAAAGCTATATTAGGCCTGGTTGTGTTATTCTAACTGTTTACCTTCGCCTCCCTAATTGGATGTGGGATGAG CTTGATGATGATCCAGCTCCTTGGATAGAAAAGCTTATTAGCATGTCCAATGATGGCTTCTGGAGAACAGGATGGGTGTATGCTAGGGTACAGGAATGTCTGACATTGAGTTGCAATG GTAGGCTTATTTTAGCATCTCCCTGGCAACCAGTAATAGGTGACAGGCTTCAGAGGCTCTGTGTAACCCCTATTGCAGTTGCTTGTTCTTCAACTGCAAAATTCTGTGTACAAGGTTTCAATATAGTTCAACCAACGACAAA ATTACTTTGTGTGTTTGGTGAGAAATATTTAATACAAGAAGAAACACAAACGCTACTTGAAGATACAACCAGGCAGCAAGGCCGTCAATGCCTGACCTTCTCGTGTTCCTTTCCTAGCACAAGTGGAAGAGGATTCATAGAG GTTGAAGATTATGATCAAAGCAGCCTTTCTGTTCCCTTTGTTGTCACTGACAAAGATGTATGTTCTGAGATTCGAATGTTGGAGCATGAATTGGATTTAAGTTCATTTGATGAAACCTCAGAAAGAATAGGTGATCTGATGGCTTCTCGCAGTCGGGCCTTACATTTTTTACAAGAAATCGGATGGCTTCTTCAAAGGAGTCACATGCAGGCTACCTCTGAGCAGCGACAATACAGTACAGAGGGTTTCTCTGTTGAAAGATTTAGATGGTTACTATCCTTTGCAATTGATCAGGAGTGGTGTGCTGTTGTAAACAAGCTTCTGAACACCATGTTCCGGGGTGATATTGGTCTTGATGTCCCCTCACCAGTCGAGTTTGCCCTAGGAGAAAATTTACTGCTTACCGCTGTCAACAAACGATCAAAGCCTTTGGTTCAGTTCCTACTGAGATACACAATAACAAATTATGCTCCAGATATTGATCCAGTTCAGTTTTTGTTCACTCCTGACATGACTGGCCCGTCAAATATTACACCTCTTCATATTGCAGCCACAATCAGCGATACTACTGGTGTCTTGGATGCTTTAACTGATGATCCTCAGCAG CTTGGAATCAAAGTGTGGAAGACTGCTCGCGATGATACCGGCCTTACTCCAGAGGATTACGCTCAAAAGAGAGGCCACATATCCTACATTCAAATGGTTCAGGACAAGATTGATCGAAGGCTACCGAAAGCTCATGTCTCTGTTGCCATCCCCAGTAGACCATCCGCTACTGATACCATCACGAAGCATGCTAGTCACCTGAAGTCTACTGATCAAACCGCATTTGATGTGGAGAAGAGCGCGCGAAGCATCATCAATCAACCATTGAGCTGCGGACAATGTGTCCATCAGCTCGCGTATCGACCCCGGACAAATAGATTTTTCTCGACTAGGCCAGCGATGCTGTCCTTGGTTGCCATTGCTGCGGTGTGTGTCTGTGTGGGATTGATTATGAAGAGCCCACCACAAGTTAGTTCCATGAAGCCTTTCCTCTGGGAGAAAATCACCTGGGGCCCAAATTGA
- the LOC117858552 gene encoding pto-interacting protein 1 isoform X1, translating into MSCLACCGGEDTQRAPDSGGPYSGGYPARNDAYRTADPTPRGAQPVKAQPIAVPTIPVEEIREVTKGFGDEVLIGEGSFGRVYLGVLKNGRSAAIKKLDSSKQPEQEFLAQVSMVSRLKHDNVVELLGYCVDGNTRILAYEFATMGSLHDILHGRKGVKGAQPGPVLSWTQRVKIAVGAAKGLEYLHEKAQPHIIHRDIKSSNVLLFDDDVSKIADFDLSNQAPDMAARLHSTRVLGTFGYHAPEYAMTGQLSSKSDVYSFGVVLLELLTGRKPVDHTLPRGQQSLVTWATPRLSEDKVRQCVDSRLGGEYPPKSVAKFAAVAALCVQYEADFRPNMSIVVKALQPLLNARASNNPGEHSGS; encoded by the exons ATGTCTTGTTTGGCATGCTGTGGCGGCGAAGACACTCAAAGAGCACCTGATAGTGGAGGTCCATACTCTGGTGGCTACCCAGCAA GGAATGATGCTTATCGCACTGCTGATCCAACTCCCAGAGGTGCTCAACCTGTGAAAGCGCAGCCAATCGCTGTTCCCACTATTCCTGTAGAAGAAATCAGGGAGGTCACAAAGGGTTTTGGTGATGAAGTTTTGATTGGTGAGGGTTCTTTTGGCAGAGTGTATCTTGGTGTACTTAAAAATGGTAGAAGTGCGGCGATCAAAAAGTTAGATTCAAGTAAACAACCGGAACAAGAATTTTTGGCACAG GTCTCCATGGTGTCAAGACTTAAGCATGACAATGTCGTGGAGTTGCTTGGTTACTGTGTTGATGGAAACACTCGTATCCTTGCTTATGAATTTGCTACTATGGGTTCTCTTCACGATATTCTTCATG GACGGAAAGGTGTGAAAGGAGCTCAGCCAGGTCCAGTCCTGTCCTGGACACAACGAGTGAAAATTGCTgttggagcagcaaaaggctTGGAGTATCTTCATGAGAAAGCGCAGCCTCATATCATACACAGGGACATCAAATCCAGCAACGTACTTctatttgatgatgatgtatcTAAAATAGCTGATTTTGACTTGTCAAACCAAGCTCCTGATATGGCAGCTCGACTTCACTCAACTAGGGTTCTTGGAACATTTGGATATCATGCACCTGA GTATGCGATGACTGGACAACTTAGCTCTAAGAGCGATGTCTACAGTTTTGGAGTTGTTCTTCTGGAGCTCCTGACTGGAAGAAAGCCCGTGGATCATACATTACCAAGGGGACAGCAGAGTCTCGTGACATGG GCAACTCCACGGCTTAGTGAAGACAAAGTCAGGCAGTGTGTTGACTCAAGACTTGGAGGGGAATATCCTCCTAAATCTGTTGCAAAG TTTGCAGCAGTTGCCGCATTGTGCGTTCAATATGAGGCTGATTTTCGACCAAACATGAGTATTGTGGTGAAGGCGCTCCAGCCCCTGCTAAATGCGCGAGCATCCAACAACCCTGGTGAACACTCTGGATCATAA